In the Acidovorax sp. A79 genome, one interval contains:
- a CDS encoding LysR substrate-binding domain-containing protein: protein MDRLDAMQMFVRVVETGSFTKVAREFATTQPTVTKQVAAMEAHLKVRLLNRNTRGVSLTEPGALYYEKCKAIVTDVAEAESVVRVRQTQVHGQLRVGSSVAFGRRVVVPLALEFMAQNPQVQLDLSFEDRYTDLVAQGIDVAIRLGKLADSALGARTLGMNPWVLVASPTYLRRHGTPRRPSDLKDHAKLIYSSVQGNDLWRLRNASGEAVSVPVTGRLRSNNLSALLAAARAHMGIAALPHYVAVESLAAGRVVEVLKTCRLPEQEIHAVYPSPRLVPQKVQAFVAFLQGRFGKDWVASLPREGLSKK from the coding sequence ATGGACCGCCTCGATGCCATGCAGATGTTCGTGCGCGTGGTGGAGACCGGCAGCTTCACCAAGGTGGCGCGGGAGTTCGCCACCACGCAGCCCACGGTGACCAAGCAGGTCGCCGCCATGGAGGCGCACCTGAAGGTGCGGCTGCTCAACCGCAACACGCGCGGCGTGAGCCTGACCGAGCCCGGCGCGCTGTACTACGAAAAGTGCAAGGCCATCGTGACCGATGTGGCCGAGGCCGAGAGCGTGGTGCGCGTGCGCCAGACACAGGTGCACGGCCAGCTGCGCGTGGGCAGCTCGGTCGCGTTCGGGCGGCGCGTGGTGGTGCCGCTGGCGCTGGAGTTCATGGCGCAGAACCCGCAGGTGCAGTTGGACCTGAGCTTCGAGGACCGTTATACCGACCTGGTGGCCCAGGGCATCGACGTGGCGATCCGCCTGGGCAAGCTCGCCGACTCGGCCCTGGGTGCGCGCACGCTGGGCATGAACCCCTGGGTGCTGGTGGCCTCGCCCACCTACCTGCGCCGCCACGGCACGCCGCGCCGGCCGTCGGACCTGAAGGACCACGCCAAGCTGATCTACAGCAGCGTGCAGGGCAACGACCTGTGGCGGCTGCGCAATGCGAGCGGCGAGGCGGTGTCGGTGCCCGTCACGGGGCGGCTGCGCTCCAACAACCTCTCGGCCCTGCTGGCGGCGGCGCGCGCGCACATGGGCATCGCGGCGCTGCCGCACTACGTGGCGGTCGAATCGCTGGCCGCCGGGCGCGTGGTGGAGGTGCTCAAGACCTGCCGCCTGCCCGAGCAGGAGATCCATGCGGTGTACCCGTCGCCGCGCCTGGTGCCGCAGAAGGTGCAGGCCTTCGTCGCGTTTTTGCAGGGGCGCTTCGGCAAGGACTGGGTGGCGTCCTTGCCGCGCGAAGGCTTGTCAAAAAAGTGA